The following proteins are co-located in the Lagopus muta isolate bLagMut1 chromosome 11, bLagMut1 primary, whole genome shotgun sequence genome:
- the TXNRD3 gene encoding thioredoxin reductase 3 yields the protein MPPPGQTQLPDWDGLKLRVRTLIATHRVMIFSKSYCPYCHRVKELFSSLGVQYYALELDVTDDGPSIQQVLVELTNQRTVPNVFVNGKHIGGCDATYKAYENGTLQKLLGNVKDAETYDYDLIIIGGGSGGLACSKEAATLGKKVMVLDYVVPTPLGTTWGLGGTCVNVGCIPKKLMHQAALLGQALKDSRAYGWQYEEQVKHNWETMVEAVQNYIGSLNWGYRLSLREKSVTYQNAYGEFVEPHKIKATNRKGQVTYHTAETFVLATGERPRYLGIPGDKEYCITSDDLFSLPYCPGRTLVVGASYVALECAGFLAGLGLDVTVMVRSILLRGFDQEMAEKIGAHMETHGVTFIRKFVPTQAKRLEDGTPGRLKVTAKCTEGPEIFEGEYNTVLLAIGRDACTRNIGLQTIGVKINEKNGKVPVNDEEQTNVPYVYAIGDILDGKLELTPVAIQAGKLLARRLYGGSSTKCDYVNVPTTVFTPLEYGSCGLAEEKAIEQYGEQNLEVYHSLFWPLEWTVPGRDNNTCYAKVICNKLDSNRVVGFHVLGPNAGEVTQGFAAAIKCGLTKELLDETIGIHPTCAEVFTTMDITKSSGQDITQRGC from the exons ATGCCGCCGCCCGGGCAGACGCAGCTCCCGGATTGGGACGGCCTGAAGCTCCGCGTGCGGACCCTGATCGCTACGCACCGCGTCATGATCTTCAGCAAGAGCTACTGCCCCTACTGCCACCGG GTAAAAGAACTCTTCAGCTCGTTAGGTGTACAGTACTATGCTTTGGAACTGGATGTAACTG ATGATGGACCCAGTATTCAGCAAGTGTTAGTGGAGCTAACTAATCAGAGGACTGTGCCTAATGTTTTTGTCAATGGAAAACACATAGGTGGCTGTGATGCAACTTACAAG GCTTATGAGAATGGAACACTGCAAAAACTTCTTGGTAATGTCAAAGATGCAGAGACCTATGATTATGACCTCATTATTATTGGTGGTGGCTCAGGCGGACTCGCTTGTTCCAAG gAAGCTGCTACCTTGGGAAAGAAAGTGATGGTATTAGATTATGTTGTGCCAACGCCCCTGGGAACCACCTGGG GACTTGGTGGTACATGTGTAAATGTAGGTTGTATTCCCAAGAAGCTAATGCATCAAGCAGCACTTCTGGGGCAGGCACTCAAAGATTCAAGAGCATACGGCTGGCAGTATGAAGAGCAAG TTAAACACAATTGGGAGACCATGGTAGAAGCAGTTCAAAACTACATTGGCTCTTTAAACTGGGGCTATCGATTGTCCTTAAGAGAGAAATCTGTGACATACCAAAATGCCTATGGAGAATTTGTTGAGCCGCACAAAATTAAG GCAACTAATAGAAAAGGACAAGTAACCTATCACACAGCAGAGACTTTTGTCCTGGCAACAGGAGAAAGGCCTAGATACCTGGGTATTCCTGGAGATAAAGAATACTGTATTACAAG tgatGACCTCTTCTCCCTGCCTTACTGCCCTGGCAGAACACTAGTTGTGGGTGCTTCCTATGTGGCACTGGAGTGTGCAGGATTTCTTGCTGGTTTAGGTCTCGATGTCACAGTCATGGTGCGTTCCATACTCCTTCGAGGCTTTGACCAAGAGATGGCAGAAAAAATAGGTGCCCACATGGAAACACATGGTGTAACGTTCATAAGAAAGTTTGTACCTACTCAGGCAA AAAGGCTGGAGGATGGCACACCAGGAAGACTAAAAGTGACAGCAAAGTGTACTGAGGGTCCAGAAATTTTTGAAGGAGAATATAACACT GTTTTGTTAGCCATTGGTCGGGATGCATGTACCAGAAATATTGGCTTACAGACAATTGGTGTCAAAATCAATGAGAA gaatggGAAAGTACCAGTAAATGATGAAGAACAAACCAATGTGCCTTACGTTTATGCTATTGGGGATATCTTGGATGGAAAGCTTGAACTTACTCCTGTTGCCATTCAGGCAGGGAAACTCCTGGCCCGCAGGCTCTATGGTGGTAGTTCCACAAAG tgtgACTATGTCAACGTACCAACGACAGTGTTTACTCCTTTAGAGTATGGCAGCTGTGGGCTAGCTGAAGAGAAAGCTATAGAACAATATGGAGAGCAAAATTTAGAG GTTTATCACAGTTTGTTCTGGCCACTTGAATGGACAGTACCAGGTAGAGATAACAATACTTGTTATGCAAAGGTTATCTGCAATAAACTTGACAGT AACCGTGTGGTGGGATTTCATGTTCTCGGACCTAATGCTGGTGAAGTTACCCAAGGTTTTGCAGCTGCAATAAAATGTGGTCTCACCAAAGAACTCCTTGATGAAACAATTGGTATCCATCCTACTTGTGCAGAG GTGTTCACTACAATGGATATTACAAAATCTTCAGGACAAGACATCACTCAACGGGGCTGCTGA